Proteins encoded by one window of Micromonospora coxensis:
- a CDS encoding glycosyltransferase family protein, protein MPTSPTLAADQPPAATPVARRGRRADLTVALVAVVLAGWVTSGLWRDPNSRVILVNASDQALFEWLLAFGGHALTHGQNPLFTQLVNVPDGVNLAVNTSITVYAAVFAPLTYLIGPPATFLVILTLNLAATALAWYWLLSRHLVRSRLAAGVGALFVAYSPGMVSHANAHLNWTAGWLVPLLVWAVFALRRPGRWLRGGIVLGVLVAVAFSIAAEGLFFTALALGVFLTAWALHPARRAEARAALPDLLRGLGVTALVAGVLLAYPLWLHFAGPQRFHGTGFDPVIHSEDVAAFGAYPDRSLAGAVGLDTTLAPNPTEENSFFGLPLLLLAVVCFGALWRAAAPRRRATLVALGVTAAVFAVLSWGPQATWAGRRTGQTLPFALLDGLPVVNAALPARLALVVTPVVGVLLAYTIDRLRAAPPGRRARAAWAAGFAAALLPLLPTPLLTSARPPVPEFIAAGTWRQYVSPGGVLTPVPLTLDVTPDGQRWQAHALAHRQGEFRIPAGFFLGPGGPDGRGRIGPPPRTFDTLLDQAGRTGLVPIVTEGSVRLVRDDLRYWGVEVVVLPDEVHGAKYDLDEEALRRTVTALLGEPQRVDDVWLWKVPAT, encoded by the coding sequence GTGCCGACCTCCCCGACCCTGGCCGCCGACCAGCCCCCCGCCGCCACACCCGTCGCCCGCCGGGGTCGCCGCGCCGACCTGACCGTCGCGCTGGTCGCGGTCGTCCTGGCCGGCTGGGTGACCAGCGGCCTGTGGCGTGACCCGAACAGCCGGGTGATCCTGGTCAACGCCAGCGACCAGGCCCTGTTCGAGTGGCTGCTCGCCTTCGGCGGGCACGCGCTCACCCACGGGCAGAACCCGCTCTTCACCCAACTGGTCAACGTCCCCGACGGGGTGAACCTCGCGGTCAACACCTCGATCACGGTGTACGCGGCGGTGTTCGCGCCGCTGACGTACCTGATCGGGCCGCCGGCCACCTTCCTGGTGATCCTCACCCTCAACCTGGCCGCCACCGCGCTGGCCTGGTACTGGCTGCTCTCCCGGCACCTGGTGCGCAGCCGGCTCGCCGCCGGGGTCGGCGCGCTCTTCGTCGCCTACTCCCCCGGCATGGTGTCGCACGCCAACGCCCACCTGAACTGGACCGCCGGCTGGCTGGTGCCGCTGCTGGTGTGGGCGGTGTTCGCGCTGCGCCGGCCCGGCCGGTGGCTGCGCGGCGGGATCGTGCTCGGGGTGCTGGTCGCGGTCGCCTTCTCCATCGCCGCCGAGGGGCTCTTCTTCACCGCGCTGGCGCTCGGCGTCTTCCTCACCGCCTGGGCGCTGCACCCGGCCCGCCGGGCCGAGGCCCGCGCCGCCCTGCCGGACCTGCTGCGCGGGCTGGGCGTGACCGCGCTGGTGGCCGGGGTGCTGCTGGCGTACCCGCTCTGGCTGCACTTCGCCGGTCCGCAGCGCTTCCACGGCACCGGCTTCGACCCGGTGATCCACTCCGAGGACGTCGCCGCGTTCGGGGCGTACCCGGACCGGTCGCTGGCCGGGGCGGTGGGGCTGGACACCACGCTGGCGCCCAACCCGACCGAGGAGAACTCGTTCTTCGGGCTGCCGCTGCTGCTGCTCGCCGTCGTCTGCTTCGGGGCGCTGTGGCGGGCCGCCGCGCCGCGCCGCCGGGCCACCCTCGTCGCGCTGGGCGTCACCGCCGCCGTCTTCGCGGTGCTCTCCTGGGGGCCGCAGGCCACCTGGGCCGGGCGGCGTACCGGGCAGACGCTCCCCTTCGCCCTGCTCGACGGGCTGCCGGTGGTCAACGCCGCGCTGCCGGCCCGGCTGGCGCTGGTGGTCACCCCGGTGGTCGGCGTGCTGCTGGCGTACACGATCGACCGGCTCCGGGCCGCGCCGCCGGGCCGCCGGGCCCGCGCTGCGTGGGCGGCCGGGTTCGCGGCGGCGCTGCTGCCGCTGCTGCCGACACCGCTGCTGACCAGCGCCCGTCCGCCGGTCCCGGAGTTCATCGCGGCGGGCACCTGGCGGCAGTACGTCTCCCCGGGCGGGGTGCTCACCCCGGTCCCGCTGACCCTGGACGTCACCCCGGACGGGCAGCGCTGGCAGGCGCACGCGCTGGCCCACCGGCAGGGCGAGTTCCGCATCCCGGCCGGGTTCTTCCTCGGCCCCGGCGGGCCGGACGGCCGGGGCCGGATCGGCCCGCCGCCGCGCACCTTCGACACCCTGCTGGACCAGGCCGGCCGGACCGGCCTGGTGCCGATCGTCACCGAGGGCAGCGTCCGCCTCGTCCGCGACGACCTGCGGTACTGGGGTGTCGAGGTGGTCGTGCTGCCCGACGAGGTGCACGGCGCCAAGTACGACCTGGACGAGGAGGCCCTGCGCCGCACGGTGACCGCCCTGCTCGGCGAGCCGCAGCGGGTCGACGACGTCTGGCTGTGGAAGGTCCCCGCCACCTGA
- the lipB gene encoding lipoyl(octanoyl) transferase LipB — protein MTATTSGLTAVKAGVLDYQAAWDEQRRLHESVVAGEQGDTVLLLEHPSVYTAGKRTEPWDRPMDGTPVIDVDRGGKITWHGPGQLVGYPIVKLPDPVDVVAYVRRTEQVLIDVCAEFGLTAGRVEGRSGVWVPEDDRGPARKVAAIGIRVARGVTLHGFSINCDCDLTYFDRIVPCGIRDAGVTSLTAELGRPVTVADVLPVVERRLPTIVAA, from the coding sequence GTGACTGCGACGACTTCCGGGTTGACGGCCGTCAAGGCCGGGGTGCTCGACTACCAGGCCGCCTGGGACGAGCAGCGGCGGCTGCACGAGTCGGTGGTGGCCGGCGAGCAGGGCGACACGGTGCTGCTGCTGGAGCACCCGAGCGTCTACACCGCCGGCAAGCGCACCGAGCCGTGGGACCGGCCGATGGACGGCACCCCGGTGATCGACGTCGACCGCGGCGGCAAGATCACCTGGCACGGCCCGGGGCAGCTCGTCGGCTACCCGATCGTCAAGCTCCCCGACCCGGTGGACGTGGTCGCGTACGTGCGCCGCACCGAGCAGGTGCTGATCGACGTCTGCGCCGAGTTCGGGCTGACCGCCGGCCGGGTCGAGGGGCGCAGCGGCGTCTGGGTGCCCGAGGACGACCGGGGCCCGGCCCGCAAGGTGGCCGCCATCGGCATCCGGGTCGCCCGTGGGGTCACCCTGCACGGCTTCTCGATCAACTGCGACTGCGACCTGACGTACTTCGACCGGATCGTGCCCTGCGGCATCCGGGACGCCGGGGTCACCTCGCTCACCGCCGAACTGGGCCGCCCGGTCACCGTCGCCGACGTGCTGCCGGTGGTCGAGCGCCGCCTGCCCACCATCGTCGCCGCCTGA
- a CDS encoding VOC family protein: MRLDLVTLVVAEYDPAIAFFTDVLGFELVEDSPSLTDDGRPKRWVVVRPPGGGTGLLLARADGERQQAAVGDQVAGRVGFFLQVDDVDATHRRMVEAGVEFVKPPRTEPYGRVAVFVDVAGNRWDLLGPA, encoded by the coding sequence ATGCGGCTGGATCTCGTCACCCTGGTCGTCGCCGAGTACGACCCGGCGATCGCCTTCTTCACCGACGTGCTCGGCTTCGAACTGGTCGAGGACTCGCCGTCGCTGACCGACGACGGCCGCCCCAAGCGCTGGGTGGTGGTGCGCCCGCCGGGCGGCGGGACCGGGCTGCTGCTGGCCCGCGCCGACGGCGAGCGGCAGCAGGCCGCCGTCGGTGACCAGGTCGCCGGCCGGGTCGGCTTCTTCCTCCAGGTCGACGACGTCGACGCCACGCACCGGCGGATGGTCGAGGCGGGCGTGGAGTTCGTGAAGCCGCCGCGCACCGAGCCGTACGGCCGGGTGGCGGTCTTCGTCGACGTCGCCGGCAACCGCTGGGACCTGCTCGGCCCGGCCTGA
- a CDS encoding SRPBCC family protein — MSGIYVETLIDAPVERIWRATQDPGAHRRWDVRFGRIDPVPGSSPARFRYATTVLPGVEIGGYGVHAGERSRPDGSRTSALRFGSDDPRSLIAAGSGYWRYVPGPAGVRFLTGYAYTPRWGRPGRLVDLAFRPLFGWATAWSFDRLRLWLERGVPPERARANAVREVTLRALAVVGVAALGAVAGPVTAVVASLAATTGALALPPRPDTPAARRCRRHPPDRLAARPPSVLERL; from the coding sequence ATGTCGGGCATCTACGTGGAGACACTGATCGACGCGCCGGTGGAGCGGATCTGGCGGGCGACCCAGGACCCTGGGGCACATCGCCGGTGGGACGTGCGGTTCGGTCGTATCGACCCGGTCCCGGGCAGCTCACCGGCCCGGTTCCGGTACGCCACGACGGTGCTGCCCGGTGTCGAGATCGGCGGGTACGGCGTGCACGCCGGCGAGCGCAGCCGCCCGGACGGCAGCCGCACGTCGGCGCTGCGGTTCGGCTCCGACGACCCTCGCTCGCTGATCGCCGCCGGCTCGGGCTACTGGCGCTACGTGCCGGGCCCGGCCGGCGTGCGGTTCCTCACCGGCTACGCGTACACGCCACGCTGGGGACGGCCCGGCCGCCTGGTGGACCTGGCGTTCCGTCCGCTCTTCGGCTGGGCCACCGCATGGTCGTTCGACCGGCTGCGGCTCTGGCTGGAACGGGGCGTACCCCCGGAGCGGGCCCGGGCCAACGCGGTACGGGAGGTGACGCTGCGCGCCCTCGCGGTGGTCGGCGTCGCCGCGCTCGGCGCCGTCGCCGGCCCGGTCACCGCCGTCGTCGCGTCGCTCGCCGCGACGACGGGCGCGCTGGCGCTGCCACCCCGCCCCGACACCCCGGCCGCCCGCCGTTGCCGCCGCCACCCCCCGGACCGGCTCGCCGCCCGTCCGCCGTCTGTTCTGGAGCGACTGTGA
- a CDS encoding DUF4166 domain-containing protein, with amino-acid sequence MTSVFQRALGADFDRLHPELRRRFGVDGAADAGCVGTGVMDRIWRGAAFTVPFLRLGTLRHVLFPETGVDVPFTIENWAYTDSYGRPTLTFVRTFRTAAHRRRRFDATMVFSERRGVLVDYLGTHQHLAVDLHLAVDAAGALTVRSGAQRIRGGVPCPPALTGEARLREWYDERADRFRIEVSVTNHRFGPLFGYSGSFTVQYVPSGGAPVPAAVRPLRENPRE; translated from the coding sequence GTGACCTCCGTCTTCCAGCGCGCCCTCGGCGCGGACTTCGACCGGCTCCACCCGGAGCTGCGACGCCGCTTCGGCGTCGACGGCGCCGCCGACGCCGGCTGCGTGGGCACCGGGGTGATGGACCGGATCTGGCGGGGCGCCGCCTTCACCGTGCCGTTCCTGCGGCTGGGCACCCTGCGGCACGTGCTGTTCCCCGAGACCGGCGTCGACGTGCCCTTCACCATCGAGAACTGGGCCTACACCGACTCGTACGGCCGCCCCACCCTGACGTTCGTGCGCACCTTCCGGACGGCGGCGCACCGACGGCGGCGCTTCGACGCGACCATGGTGTTCAGCGAACGCCGGGGCGTGCTGGTCGACTACCTCGGTACCCACCAGCACCTCGCGGTCGACCTGCACCTCGCCGTCGACGCGGCCGGCGCGCTGACCGTCCGCAGCGGCGCGCAGCGGATCCGGGGCGGCGTGCCCTGCCCGCCGGCGCTGACCGGCGAGGCGCGGCTGCGCGAGTGGTACGACGAGCGCGCCGACCGGTTCCGGATCGAGGTGTCGGTGACCAACCACCGCTTCGGACCGCTCTTCGGCTACTCGGGCAGCTTCACCGTGCAGTACGTCCCGTCCGGCGGGGCACCGGTGCCGGCCGCCGTACGACCGCTGCGGGAGAATCCCCGGGAATGA
- a CDS encoding TetR/AcrR family transcriptional regulator, which translates to MAGTRQKLIDGALAAIRAHGIAGVSARTVAAAAGVNQALVFYHFGTVDDLLAEACRSATEARVAAYRERFAEVRSLRELLDVGRVLHEQERTQGNVAVLAQLLAGAQTDPRLTGPTATALGLWTAEIESVLRRLLRDSPAAPVADPAGLARAVSAAFVGLELFEGVDPAGAHDALAALERLAVLVEVLDDLGPLARRALRAKLRPHT; encoded by the coding sequence ATGGCCGGCACCCGCCAGAAACTGATCGACGGCGCGCTCGCGGCGATCCGCGCCCACGGCATCGCGGGTGTCTCCGCCCGTACCGTGGCGGCAGCCGCCGGGGTCAACCAGGCCCTGGTCTTCTACCACTTCGGCACCGTCGACGACCTGCTCGCCGAGGCCTGCCGCAGCGCCACCGAGGCCCGGGTGGCCGCCTACCGGGAACGCTTCGCCGAGGTGCGGTCGCTGCGCGAACTGCTCGACGTGGGGCGGGTGCTGCACGAGCAGGAACGCACCCAGGGCAACGTGGCGGTGCTGGCCCAACTGCTCGCCGGGGCGCAGACCGACCCGAGGCTCACCGGACCGACCGCCACCGCCCTCGGGCTCTGGACGGCGGAGATCGAGTCGGTGCTGCGCCGCCTGCTGCGCGACTCCCCGGCCGCACCGGTCGCCGACCCGGCCGGCCTGGCCCGGGCCGTCTCCGCCGCCTTCGTCGGCCTGGAACTCTTCGAGGGCGTCGACCCGGCCGGCGCCCACGACGCGCTCGCCGCCCTGGAGCGGCTGGCGGTGCTGGTCGAGGTCCTCGACGACCTCGGCCCGCTGGCCCGCCGCGCCCTGCGCGCCAAGCTCCGCCCGCACACCTGA
- the aspS gene encoding aspartate--tRNA(Asn) ligase, whose translation MQRILSSQLPAHVGETVTIAGWIHRRRLLKSVAFLIVRDAAGLTQVVVTDAAVRGQVEALTEETVVEVVGTVVANATAPAGVELTGPTVRPLGPPAVPPPFDLYRPALAATLPTQLDHAPVALRHPTRSAALRVSAAAVAGFRAALDARDFTEIHTPKVVASSTESGANVFALDWFGRPAYLAQSPQFYKQLMVGVFERVYEVGPVFRAEPHDTVRHLAQYTSLDAELGFVADHRDVMAVLRDTLAVMLGTVADRAGGAVSALGLDLPEVPAEIPAVHFTEALTIAGAPADEPDLAPAHERALGEWARAEHGSEFLFVTGYPMAKRPFYTHPDPARPAYSNGFDLLFRGVELVTGGQRLHRYDDYLAALAARGEPVEPYAGYVDAFRHGMPPHGGFAIGLERFVARVVGAANVREVTAFPRDLHRLTP comes from the coding sequence GTGCAACGCATCCTGTCCTCCCAGCTCCCCGCCCACGTCGGCGAGACCGTGACGATCGCCGGCTGGATCCACCGCCGCCGGCTGCTCAAGTCGGTGGCCTTCCTGATCGTGCGGGACGCCGCCGGCCTGACCCAGGTGGTGGTCACCGACGCCGCCGTGCGCGGGCAGGTCGAGGCGCTCACCGAGGAGACCGTCGTCGAGGTCGTCGGCACGGTCGTCGCGAACGCCACGGCGCCCGCCGGGGTCGAGCTGACCGGCCCGACGGTACGGCCGCTCGGCCCGCCCGCCGTGCCGCCGCCGTTCGACCTGTACCGGCCGGCGCTCGCCGCGACCCTGCCCACCCAGCTCGACCACGCGCCCGTGGCTCTGCGCCACCCGACCCGTTCGGCGGCGCTGCGCGTCTCGGCGGCGGCGGTGGCCGGGTTCCGCGCCGCGCTCGACGCCCGCGACTTCACCGAGATCCACACCCCGAAGGTGGTCGCGTCGTCCACCGAGAGCGGGGCGAACGTCTTCGCGCTGGACTGGTTCGGCCGGCCCGCGTACCTGGCGCAGTCGCCGCAGTTCTACAAGCAGCTCATGGTGGGTGTCTTCGAGCGGGTGTACGAGGTGGGTCCGGTGTTCCGGGCCGAGCCGCACGACACCGTCCGGCACCTGGCCCAGTACACCTCCCTCGACGCCGAGCTGGGCTTCGTCGCCGACCACCGGGACGTGATGGCCGTGCTGCGCGACACGCTGGCCGTGATGCTGGGGACGGTCGCCGACCGGGCCGGGGGCGCCGTCTCGGCGCTCGGCCTCGACCTGCCGGAGGTGCCGGCGGAGATCCCCGCCGTGCACTTCACCGAGGCGCTGACGATCGCCGGCGCCCCGGCCGACGAACCGGACCTCGCCCCCGCGCACGAGCGGGCGCTGGGGGAGTGGGCCCGGGCCGAGCACGGCTCGGAGTTCCTCTTCGTCACCGGGTACCCGATGGCGAAGCGGCCCTTCTACACCCACCCGGACCCGGCCCGGCCGGCGTACTCCAACGGCTTCGACCTGCTCTTCCGGGGCGTGGAGCTGGTCACCGGCGGGCAACGACTGCACCGGTACGACGACTACCTCGCGGCCCTCGCGGCGCGCGGCGAGCCGGTCGAGCCGTACGCCGGCTACGTCGACGCGTTCCGGCACGGCATGCCCCCGCACGGCGGCTTCGCGATCGGCCTGGAACGCTTCGTCGCCCGGGTGGTCGGCGCGGCGAACGTGCGGGAGGTGACGGCCTTCCCGCGTGACCTGCACCGCCTCACCCCGTGA
- the lipA gene encoding lipoyl synthase, producing MTPVARRSSTATDRRRLVFVTIEHSAPTTQQPAPSATVAPEGRRMLRIEARNAETPIERKPPWIKVKAKMGPEYTQLRGLVSREGLHTVCQEAGCPNIYECWEDREATFLIGGDQCTRRCDFCQIDTGKPAEFDADEPRRVAESVAAMGLRYATITGVARDDLPDGGAWLYAETVRQIHALRSGCGVELLIPDFNAVPEQLAEVFGSRPEVLAHNVETVPRIFKRIRPAFRYDRSLDVIRQARADGLVTKSNLILGMGEERAEVSQALRDLHDAGCELITITQYLRPSPRHHPVTRWVKPEEFVELREEAEEIGFAGVMSGPLVRSSYRAGRLYQQALAAREGVPAAG from the coding sequence GTGACGCCGGTCGCCCGCCGTTCATCGACCGCCACCGACCGGCGTAGGCTCGTTTTCGTGACGATCGAGCACTCCGCGCCGACGACTCAGCAGCCAGCGCCCTCCGCGACGGTCGCCCCCGAGGGGCGGCGGATGCTGCGGATCGAGGCCCGCAACGCCGAGACGCCGATCGAGCGCAAGCCGCCGTGGATCAAGGTCAAGGCCAAGATGGGCCCGGAGTACACCCAGTTGCGCGGGCTCGTCTCGCGCGAAGGGCTGCACACGGTCTGTCAGGAGGCCGGCTGCCCCAACATCTACGAGTGCTGGGAGGACCGCGAGGCGACCTTCCTCATCGGCGGTGACCAGTGCACCCGGCGCTGCGACTTCTGCCAGATCGACACCGGCAAGCCGGCCGAGTTCGACGCCGACGAGCCGCGCCGGGTCGCCGAGTCCGTCGCCGCGATGGGGCTGCGCTACGCCACCATCACCGGTGTCGCCCGTGACGACCTGCCCGACGGCGGCGCGTGGCTGTACGCCGAGACCGTCCGGCAGATCCACGCCCTGCGCTCCGGCTGCGGCGTCGAGCTGCTGATCCCCGACTTCAACGCGGTCCCCGAGCAGCTCGCCGAGGTCTTCGGGTCGCGTCCCGAGGTGCTGGCGCACAACGTCGAGACGGTGCCGCGCATCTTCAAGCGGATCCGGCCAGCCTTCCGCTACGACCGCTCGCTGGACGTGATCCGCCAGGCCCGCGCCGACGGCCTGGTCACCAAGAGCAACCTGATCCTCGGCATGGGCGAGGAGCGCGCCGAGGTCTCCCAGGCGCTGCGCGACCTGCACGACGCCGGCTGCGAGCTGATCACCATCACCCAGTACCTGCGCCCCTCCCCCCGGCACCACCCGGTCACCCGCTGGGTCAAGCCGGAGGAGTTCGTCGAGCTGCGCGAGGAGGCCGAGGAGATCGGCTTCGCCGGCGTGATGAGCGGGCCGCTGGTGCGCTCGTCGTACCGCGCCGGGCGGCTCTACCAGCAGGCCCTGGCGGCCCGCGAGGGCGTTCCCGCCGCCGGCTGA
- a CDS encoding helix-turn-helix transcriptional regulator translates to MLDAVTVRAASTVLVGRQDELGSLRAALARARAGQAGTVLVGGEAGVGKTRLLEEFGALVTAGGDRLLVGQCLELGEAGLPFAPFAAALREVLRRDGPAVFSGYEPEFARLLPELARVPAVAAAPPGPALSDTPRGYLFDLVGELFHRLATARPLVLVIEDLHWADRSTRDLIGFLVRAARTARMLLVCTYRTDELHRGHPLRPFLAELDRARGVERIELGRLDRDGTAAILADLLGAEPATRAVDDVHERTQGNPFFIEELAAAGDPVGCATLPETLRDLLLARVDRLPDAAQRVLRIAAAGGTRFAHQLLAEVAGLPEPELEDALRAAVAAQLVVADPEGDYEFRHALVREAVHDELLPGEHARLHARYAAAIEAQPQLVAAGRAPAEIAHHWYAAHDHPRALLAARVAARAAADRYAYAEQSRLLERVLELWELVPDAADRLGMDHLAVLEETLDAATTAGDYGRAITLARAALAEVDADAEPLRAARLFDRRGRLLALLGKSDGSAELREAYRLAAGVPDGPQRVRLLADIAAHLVRIDPEQAAAVAAEAHTAAESLGEDLALLPTRIAMLCRTDQAPDLGLAELRRAEARARAAGNAPALVSALVHLSDVLFELGRYAESAEAAAAGVAEARRVGISRSTGAYLLSNRAEALIALGRWDEADAACVEASRIDPPGVSGLHWLQLRAGLRLARAHPRADELVGRALGFLARPYLWPNHRLPLHELRIEAALAADDKVEAGRAARAALADDRLPHLPREGWPVLAAAARTAARTDDRDLAASVAALAADLPARHPAERAHAAQVTALLAPAGRALPAWQAAVEAWRADGQPYALGRALLALAEAAAAAGERERAGAAVEEATAIARRLGATPLAEQAAALARRVGLRGARAGTDLLTAREREVLRLVAEGHSNSRIAERLFISPKTASVHVSRIIAKLDVGNRIEAAALAHRLGLLDPDRD, encoded by the coding sequence ATGCTCGACGCCGTGACCGTACGCGCCGCCAGCACCGTCCTCGTCGGCCGGCAGGACGAGCTCGGGTCGCTGCGCGCCGCCCTGGCCCGCGCCCGGGCCGGGCAGGCCGGCACCGTGCTGGTCGGCGGGGAGGCCGGGGTCGGCAAGACCCGCCTGCTGGAGGAGTTCGGCGCCCTGGTCACCGCAGGCGGCGACCGGCTCCTCGTCGGGCAGTGCCTGGAACTGGGCGAGGCCGGCCTGCCCTTCGCGCCGTTCGCCGCCGCGCTGCGCGAGGTGCTGCGCCGCGACGGCCCCGCCGTCTTCTCCGGGTACGAGCCGGAGTTCGCCCGCCTGCTGCCGGAACTGGCCCGGGTGCCGGCGGTGGCCGCCGCGCCACCCGGCCCGGCTCTGTCGGACACCCCCCGGGGCTACCTGTTCGACCTGGTGGGAGAGCTGTTCCACCGGCTCGCCACGGCCCGGCCGCTGGTGCTGGTGATCGAGGACCTGCACTGGGCCGACCGCTCCACCCGGGACCTGATCGGCTTCCTGGTCCGGGCCGCCCGCACCGCCCGGATGCTGCTGGTCTGCACCTACCGAACCGACGAGCTGCACCGGGGGCACCCGCTGCGCCCGTTCCTCGCCGAGCTGGACCGGGCCCGCGGCGTCGAGCGCATCGAGCTGGGCCGCCTCGACCGGGACGGCACCGCCGCCATCCTCGCCGACCTGCTCGGGGCCGAGCCGGCGACCCGCGCCGTCGACGACGTGCACGAGCGCACCCAGGGCAACCCGTTCTTCATCGAGGAGCTGGCCGCGGCCGGCGACCCGGTCGGCTGCGCCACCCTGCCGGAGACCCTGCGCGACCTGCTGCTCGCCCGGGTCGACCGGCTCCCCGACGCCGCCCAGCGGGTGCTGCGCATCGCCGCCGCCGGAGGCACCCGCTTCGCCCACCAGCTCCTCGCCGAGGTCGCCGGCCTGCCCGAGCCCGAGCTGGAGGACGCGCTGCGCGCCGCCGTCGCCGCCCAGCTCGTCGTCGCCGATCCGGAGGGCGACTACGAGTTCCGGCACGCCCTGGTCCGCGAGGCGGTCCACGACGAGCTGCTGCCCGGCGAGCACGCCCGGCTGCACGCCCGGTACGCCGCCGCCATCGAGGCGCAGCCGCAGCTCGTCGCCGCCGGTCGCGCCCCGGCCGAGATCGCCCACCACTGGTACGCCGCCCACGACCACCCCCGGGCCCTGCTCGCCGCCCGGGTGGCGGCCCGCGCCGCCGCCGACCGGTACGCGTACGCGGAGCAGAGCCGGCTGCTGGAACGGGTGCTGGAGCTGTGGGAGCTGGTGCCCGACGCCGCCGACCGGCTCGGCATGGACCACCTGGCCGTGCTGGAGGAGACGCTGGACGCGGCCACCACGGCCGGCGACTACGGCCGGGCGATCACCCTCGCCCGGGCGGCGCTGGCCGAGGTCGACGCCGACGCCGAGCCGCTGCGGGCCGCCCGGCTGTTCGACCGGCGTGGCCGGCTGCTGGCCCTGCTCGGCAAGAGCGACGGCAGCGCCGAGCTGCGCGAGGCGTACCGGCTGGCGGCCGGGGTGCCGGACGGCCCGCAGCGGGTCCGGCTGCTCGCCGACATCGCCGCCCACCTGGTCCGGATCGACCCGGAGCAGGCCGCGGCGGTGGCCGCCGAGGCGCACACCGCCGCCGAGTCGCTCGGCGAGGACCTGGCCCTGCTGCCCACCCGGATCGCCATGCTCTGCCGCACCGACCAGGCGCCGGACCTCGGGCTGGCCGAGCTGCGCCGGGCCGAGGCCCGGGCCCGTGCCGCCGGGAACGCCCCGGCGCTGGTCAGCGCCCTGGTCCACCTCTCCGACGTGCTCTTCGAGCTGGGCCGGTACGCCGAGTCGGCCGAGGCCGCCGCAGCCGGGGTGGCCGAGGCGCGCCGGGTCGGCATCAGCCGCTCGACCGGGGCGTACCTGCTGTCGAACCGGGCCGAGGCGCTGATCGCCCTGGGCCGGTGGGACGAGGCCGACGCGGCCTGCGTCGAGGCGTCCCGGATCGACCCGCCCGGGGTGTCCGGGCTGCACTGGCTCCAACTGCGCGCCGGGCTGCGGCTGGCCCGCGCCCACCCGCGCGCCGACGAGCTGGTCGGCCGGGCGCTCGGCTTCCTGGCCCGCCCGTACCTGTGGCCGAACCACCGGCTGCCCCTGCACGAGCTGCGCATCGAGGCGGCCCTCGCCGCCGACGACAAGGTCGAGGCGGGCCGGGCGGCCCGCGCCGCGCTCGCCGACGACCGGCTGCCGCACCTGCCCCGGGAGGGGTGGCCGGTGCTCGCCGCCGCCGCCCGTACCGCCGCCCGCACCGACGACCGGGACCTCGCCGCGTCGGTCGCCGCGCTCGCCGCCGACCTGCCGGCCCGCCACCCGGCGGAGCGGGCGCACGCCGCCCAGGTGACCGCGCTGCTGGCCCCCGCCGGCCGGGCGCTGCCCGCCTGGCAGGCCGCGGTCGAGGCGTGGCGGGCCGACGGCCAGCCGTACGCCCTGGGCCGGGCGCTGCTGGCGCTCGCCGAGGCCGCCGCGGCGGCGGGGGAGCGGGAGCGGGCCGGGGCGGCGGTCGAGGAGGCCACCGCGATCGCCCGGCGCCTCGGCGCGACCCCGCTCGCCGAGCAGGCCGCCGCGCTGGCCCGCCGGGTCGGCCTGCGCGGGGCCCGGGCCGGCACGGACCTGCTCACCGCCCGGGAGCGGGAGGTGCTGCGGCTGGTCGCCGAGGGGCACAGCAACAGCCGGATCGCCGAGCGGCTGTTCATCTCGCCGAAGACGGCGAGCGTGCACGTCAGCCGGATCATCGCCAAGCTCGACGTCGGCAACCGGATCGAGGCGGCCGCCCTGGCTCACCGCCTCGGCCTGCTCGACCCCGACCGCGACTGA
- a CDS encoding DUF4191 domain-containing protein, whose amino-acid sequence MAKPQEKVSFGQRLKQIGMVFKFTAKQDRWFAPLVAGAVLIPLALTVVAVILWGWLWLPLGILFTLLAVLIVLNLRSNAAMMNAAEGQPGAAAQIMESMRGDWRVTPAVNSTTQMDMVHLVIGRPGVILLAEGNPQRVRGLLGQEKRRLAKVIGNAPLHDYVIGQGEGELPVRKLRMTLMRLPRALSGKDVNSLDKRLKALTARPQMPKGAIPKNMRPPRGAFRQSRGR is encoded by the coding sequence ATGGCAAAGCCCCAGGAGAAGGTCTCGTTCGGCCAGCGGCTGAAGCAGATCGGGATGGTGTTCAAGTTCACCGCCAAGCAGGACAGGTGGTTCGCGCCGCTGGTCGCCGGCGCGGTGCTGATCCCGCTCGCGCTCACCGTGGTCGCGGTGATCCTGTGGGGCTGGCTCTGGCTGCCGCTGGGCATCCTGTTCACCCTGCTCGCCGTGCTGATCGTGCTCAACCTGCGGTCCAACGCCGCGATGATGAACGCGGCGGAGGGGCAGCCCGGCGCGGCCGCCCAGATCATGGAGAGCATGCGCGGCGACTGGCGGGTCACTCCGGCGGTCAACTCGACCACCCAGATGGACATGGTCCACCTGGTGATCGGGCGGCCCGGCGTGATCCTGCTCGCCGAGGGCAACCCGCAGCGGGTGCGGGGCCTGCTCGGCCAGGAGAAGCGCCGGCTGGCGAAGGTGATCGGCAACGCCCCGCTGCACGACTACGTGATCGGCCAGGGCGAGGGTGAGCTGCCGGTCCGCAAGCTGCGGATGACCCTGATGCGGCTGCCGCGCGCCCTCAGCGGCAAGGACGTCAACTCGCTGGACAAGCGACTCAAGGCGCTGACCGCCCGGCCGCAGATGCCCAAGGGCGCGATCCCGAAGAACATGCGGCCGCCGCGCGGCGCGTTCCGCCAGTCGCGGGGCCGCTGA